The DNA segment GGGAACGTTAGCGGCTCGGAGGACAACAACAAGTCTAAATATGCGAATTTTTTAGATAGCAAACAATCAAACCAGAGGAATTAAGTGCTACAAAAAAGTTTACTATCGGTTTTCTTgggagaacttttttttttttaacttaaagcgAAATGGATATCGCCTCGTATTTACAGTAAGTCACGATGGAACATGGACGTTAGCCGCTGTTAGCTCAATTGAAGGGGTTAGCTTCAGTGCTAACATGAATGTATGGATCTTTTATAACTAATTCATAAACAACGTAGCTGTCAGACATGTTTTAATTACTCATACTTCTACCCTTCAGGCgttttgaaaacagtttgaCCTCATACACAGGTGACGACCCACTGGACGCCTGGATCAAGTGAGAATTTCGACTGTTTTCATTGATGTGTAATGTTTTATAGTAATTTAGGAAAAGTTATTAGTCCTGCAGCCATTGAAATCATATTGAAACCTGTAAGAGTGTAAGAGACAGCCTTAACACAGGAGGTACATAACAAATGATCGTCCGCTTATTTCATTTTTGAGTGTTGACGTCGGAAGTAGACCTGGATTTACTTTTCAAAGTCACACTTCCTGTTCTTTACCGTCTATTTCCAGCTTTAGGTTATTTAATAACACTTTTGGATATTAAGGCTGAATATATGTATCACAAATGTTTGCTTGTCTCAGAGCACACAAAACAGCAAACCAACCAGCCTCAAAGATAAATAACTGCGTAATAtcttaataaaatacaataatagTCTGTCTTAAAAATATTGTGAATCATTTTTTGATGATTTAATACAAAAAGATGCACACAAAATGAGAAGTACTGAAGGCAAGTTTCTCTGGGTGCTTCTTTAGGTTTGTGGAGTACCTGGAGCAGAGGCTACCTACAGATGGTGGCAGAGGGATGTTGCTGGTGTTTGAGCGTCTCATCCACAGATTTTTGAATGTCGAGCAATACGCGAATGACATCAGATATGTGAACTACTGCATCAAATGTGTAAGTCTGATTAAAACATTGTATTTTTACAGTTGTCTCCATAGTTTGTATCTTTTTAAGTTGGATAAAGTCTTACTCGAGCTCTTTTCTTGCCTCACTGTGTCTTACAGGCAAGTTATTACGTGGACCCTGTTTCCCTGTACAGTCAGGTCTTCAGTAGGGGCGTCGGCACCAGGACAGCTGGCCTGTATGTGGCCTGGGCTCAGCACTTTGAACAGAGAGGACTGCATGAACAGGCTGATGCAGTATACCAGAAAGCGCTGGAGAACCAAGCTCATCCAGCCAGCACTGTTCTCCATGAATACAAGTAAGCATTTGAAGAGTGAGACGAAGTTTCTCATGGTAACCTCAGACGGTTAAATACAAAGCTGTCTGTGCCAGTGTCGGTGGGAGTCTGGCCTATGTAGATACCTTTCAGAGTGTTTTGTAGAGAAAGTATGCCAGTTGAAATGTGTGGAAGTGGTTTAACCTCTGTGTTGTGGTGTAGCTGTTGTTAAACCAACCTCCAGCCTGTTACTGTATTAAAAGTATTAAAACgacacacacatatgtggtCTCACTAGTGGGCAGCTATCATCATGGTGGCCGgtggtttgttttcagtgtaaCTACTAAAAAAGTTGAGGAACCTGCAGACATCAGATACTGTAGTATTTGTTTGAGTTTACAGTGCTCTTGAAAGCGCTGAATTCTAGAACGCTGAACATCTGCCATCAGCTCTGCAGGACATGAGATTTGCCGATGTTCATCTGTCAGGCATCACCACTGGTGTGGTCTTGGTATTTGGATATAGTTTCTTCAGTTTGTATGACTAAGATCAGAATTACACTTGTACGCAGACATAGGCAGCTGTCAAACACAAGTTTGGTCCCAAGTCccaagtttgagacccctggtcTAAAAGAAGCATGAAAGCAGCGTGAAAGTCCTGGCAGTAATAAAGTGTGAACATCCGCTCTGAGCCTCGTGTTCACTCTCTGATGACGTCATTTACATCACTCTGGTCTGAGCAAGACGTTCCGGGGCCCTAATTTCTCAGTGGTGCaactaaaaaaaattcttgTGTCACACACGGTGCGACTAGCCGGTTGAAAGGTTTGGGTGTACCTAACTTTTGTGCTGGTGCacctaagaaaaaaagttagGCACACCAGTGCAACCacggcaaaaagttagtctagagcaggggtgggcaactccaggcctcgaggtccagtgtcctgcaggttttagatctcaccttgggtcaacacacctgaatcacatgattagttcgttaccaggcctctggagaacttaaagacatgttgaggagctaatttagccatttaaatcagctgtgttggttcaaggacacatctaaaacctgcagggacactgaCTCTCGagacctggagttgcccacccctggtttgGAGCCCTGCATGAGGTGACCATGCCAGCAGTggcccacagctcatttaagtttgagacTCCTGGTCTAAAGGAAGCGTGATGGAAAGCCCCAGCAGTAATAAAGTGTGAGCATCTGCTCTGAGCCTCGCGTTCACCCTCTGATGATGGCATTTACGTCACTCTCGTCTGGGCAGGACGTTCACATAATCTGGGGTATGGAAACTCTAATATTGCTGTAATCTTTTAGGGATGGTGCAATTAAGAAGTGAAAGAATTTAAAGTCTGTGTTAACAACTGAAGCCTGGATATTAATCTGGCCTTCTAATGTGAATGATATCTGGCTGTGTGTAGTCACTCTACACATGCAGTGACAGCGGTATGTTACTGTGCTGCATGTTATATACTGTGGGCTAACAGAAACTCTGATCTGCAGGCAGTTTCAGACCAGAACCAGAAGTGAGACGGCAGTGTCCGGTAAGATGGTTTATTTAAAAGTTCCTTTATTATATAATGTTGGATTTCTTTCTTTAGAAATTTTTATTGTTGCTCTACTGTCTGACTATTTTTATATGTCTATTTTATGAAGGAGGAAGTCGAAACCCTTTGCAGAACTCCAATTTAACCAATCAGGTGCCCCACAGAGAGCCTGTCACTCAGAACAAGGTGTGTTTATCTCTGGTTTTTCATCCTAATTGTGCATGAATGccattttctgcttttccattcacactgtgcgtccTCTGTCACAGATGTCTGTGGACTGTCCCTCCAAACCACCTGCGAGTAAATTCATCGACATGTGAGTGAAACACTGAACTCAGTTTTTGGGGttcctgtttctgatgtcaGCAGAGTGCGCTCGTACCAACACAACATGTTACAGCCATGAGATGAAAAAGGAAGAGGCTCAAAGACAGAAataggggggggggaaagagttTAAGTCACCCTTTAACTGTGTTTCTGGAAGCAAATTAGATTTACATTAACCACAGGAACAGTAAATAAAAGTGTCTTAggagggtttgtttgttttatttggaaTTTTTTGGAAAAAgatcttctgttttttaaatctgtcttcCTTTATCTCATCAAAGGTGGAATAAGCATCTTAGAAATTCATAATGTGGCAAATGTCAGCTGTTGCTCCTAGAGTAGCTTTGCCTGATGATGGCTTTGGGCTCACAGGGATTGATTCATGTGGAATTTCTTCCAGTTAATGTAAAAATTCGTGTACTGGGATGGGCTTTCTGTGACAGAGAATAGAAGCAGAAGAGCTTCACTTTACATTCATCTACACTCGCACAGTTTCGAGGATCTTAACAGCATGATGTCACCTGATTTCTTCTGTCGCTCACAGAGTCTCTCGCTCTGAGACTTCCGGGACAATTCCCACCAGTCAGGGCTCTGGCATTCAGACCGTGTCCGAGTACACGGTAGAAGATCTCGTCTGCGACGAATCTGAGCTATGCTTCGAAGAGGCCCGAGCTCAGAATTACTTCCGCAAGCTCCGTGAGCAGGAGGagaaagacaagacagactTCAGTGAGTTTTTAATTCTGCAGCTAAAATAAATCCGTGCTGCGAACACTTGTCTGGATTTCTAGTAAATgtcctttttattgttttcatgtCAGCGCTGACACCGAGCGAGTTTGAGGAGAGGAATAAATGGTTGACGGAGAAAGTTTTCTGCGATCTTGAAATCAGACAGACTTCATCTCAAAAGGTAAGACAAAAGCATCCTGATGCAATAGGCTGTGCTGAATGTGCATCAGAGCCCTAAGCTTCAGGCTCAAAGCCAAAGTGCCAGCAAAAATAGACAAATAAGGATTAGTCTGAGCTGCGAATCATGCAAAGTTGCTCTAGCAGCATCCAAGAATGAAAACAGTGAGTGATAAGCACATCGGGTTCACTGCGTCAGTCTGAGaggcttttcttcttctttatttcaGCCGCCTGCAGCAGAAACTGCTGCCGATGTAAACCCGAGTCTTACCCAACCCTCCTTCAAGCAACCTCCACCCTCAAACCGTCTGAGCAGCCGGCGCTCTCTTGGCTTGAGATTAAACACCGAGCCGACCTTCATCCAAGAGGCCGCCGCCAGCATTCCTGAACCTCCTCACCAGCAGAACATTGACACGCTAAGTTCGGTGGCATCCCATCATCCCTCTGTCCCAGCTGAGCGGGACATGGGTTTGCAGAAGTCTGCAGATCGGGAGCCGCTCCCCTGGGCCTCAGCGGTCCCACATACGCCACTTCATCAGCCTGTGAGCTTTGAGAGCACAGACAGGCTCCCACCCCCAGAGAACAATGCAACGTGGGTACCTTCTAACTCCCTCGACACTGCTTCTGATACTCTGTGGAGCATAGGTTTCTGGTTGTGCAAGGAAAACATTgaacctaatatttaatatcatGAAAATGCGAGATGTAAGAACAGCTACAGAGACGTTTTTTAggaaacaccccccccccccccccccccccgtgtttCCCacacaagtttatttttatttttctgtccctCATCGTTTTATTATTGGACAGTCTGATTTCTGTTAAAGTTCAAGCCCTGCTGATGGGCTCATCACTACATGATGCCTGTGCCATAAAGTTTGTGACAATAAGTAATGAAGTAATAAGCAGCTTTCTCTTTAGTCAGTTAGTGTATGAATTGTATTCCGATTTTATTAGAAATTCTCCTGCACACATGATGATGATTTCGATGGCTGATTGAAATGATTTTAGATGCGTTACTGATCTTGTCTTTCTCTCAGGGATGTGGGTCTGCCTGCAGAGCCTGAGGACAAGCTTGATGGTaagtgtgcttttattttgtcgaGCTGTTGCGTGTCTCTGGTAGATGTAGTCACAGCCCTCTCTGTCCCTCTCAGTGTCGCAGGGAGCCACAGCTAACCTGTCTCACGTCACTCCTAATAACTCGCTCGGCTTCGTTCAGGCCACGCCGTCGCGGGTGCTGCCATCACCTACTGTCAACACACGAGAGGCGCTGGGTGAGCACGACAGTTTGTCTCTTTGCTGTCACATCAGAGGTGTTTTTATatcaaatttaatgtttttggatTCAAAGAGTTACTTTCATGTTATGTCTCTGTCCTTTAATCAAACTGCTCTTCACTGCTGCTCAGGCTTTGGCGGCTGTGGTAAAAACTCCTTCACTgagttcttttcttctttgtgtcGACTCAGGCGTGATCATGGACATGTTCCAGGCTCCGACCTTACTCGAGGAACCGTTCAGCAGCACATCAGTCCTCCACGCTGCCGAGAAGGAGTCTGAAGCCGGATTCTGGATAGGCGGTAAATAGGCTCTGAACACAGTCGGGATAATAACAGAATCTAACTGGATCCGGTCACCAGTGCTTAAAATTAATGTTCCTCCTGTTTGAGTCAAAGCAAACTCAGGCCTGAACCTCTGAGACTGATTCTTGGTCTCGCTCCAGATAACCTAATTATTCTGTCTCTGATGATTAGCAGGAGGAGCCTCCTCATTATCTAAGCCTCCCACCACGACTCCATTCACCATCTTTCAGGATGACGACAACAAAGAAAACGGCAGGTAAATATGGCCCCCACACTGTGGACACCCTAAACCCCAGCTGTGATGTTACACTCCCATGTAACCTGTGTGATATTCTGTCTGTGCTGGATGTCctgtatccatccatcttcttctgcttatccaggaTAAGAGAATTTTGTGCTTCAGCCTGAGAAGACTCGGGGACACTTTAGTGCTTTTAATTttgaatatgaataataaaGGTGGTAATTTatagactgttttttttaacagttgttTACTCTGTTAGCTCGTGTAGTGAATGCAATAAAAGAGCTTTCAGGAGGATTTAACTTTTGATTTCCACTCAGATGTTGATGTGATCTCCAGCTTCAGGTCTCACTGAACTCAcactgagatttaaatgtcattACTAGGAAAGACCTAGTTCACAAACACTCAAGGCTTCTGGGAAATGGTGTTTGCTAAAGGCtgctaaaacaaacacaga comes from the Astatotilapia calliptera chromosome 15, fAstCal1.2, whole genome shotgun sequence genome and includes:
- the bub1 gene encoding mitotic checkpoint serine/threonine-protein kinase BUB1 isoform X4, with protein sequence MDIASYLQRFENSLTSYTGDDPLDAWIKFVEYLEQRLPTDGGRGMLLVFERLIHRFLNVEQYANDIRYVNYCIKCASYYVDPVSLYSQVFSRGVGTRTAGLYVAWAQHFEQRGLHEQADAVYQKALENQAHPASTVLHEYKQFQTRTRSETAVSGGSRNPLQNSNLTNQVPHREPVTQNKMSVDCPSKPPASKFIDIVSRSETSGTIPTSQGSGIQTVSEYTVEDLVCDESELCFEEARAQNYFRKLREQEEKDKTDFTLTPSEFEERNKWLTEKVFCDLEIRQTSSQKPPAAETAADVNPSLTQPSFKQPPPSNRLSSRRSLGLRLNTEPTFIQEAAASIPEPPHQQNIDTLSSVASHHPSVPAERDMGLQKSADREPLPWASAVPHTPLHQPVSFESTDRLPPPENNATDVGLPAEPEDKLDVSQGATANLSHVTPNNSLGFVQATPSRVLPSPTVNTREALGVIMDMFQAPTLLEEPFSSTSVLHAAEKESEAGFWIGAGGASSLSKPPTTTPFTIFQDDDNKENGSAAAPADAEKPKGVRALAEIPVSKADKPNETPSDLIPDESTMWGARYNSLNSLAACPNSTTDFAMLAQFVSTPFTCKTFISSDFLEDRENKCEGEADEEAYLRRQTKKLSPILEQSPTDESTVGQTVPSSARQGTIVGEEFAAAQHCLTASSLTMVQPPPPGVLSFRDQTLCPADSSRTAGPGWEVYASPEQPPKQASFISGRPMSEPFQIMEDLETPSSPQQAQNQVCDVPMSPEGALKPDWLAIRSPEAMAEPDLDAFLSPHQPKNLDFPMSPGHPQLCADVPMSPTSISREDEPMSPERGLRLSADISMNSDTPQKAQTGAVQLMSDPWDTELISSLLSGLSPPLATHPRCTTWQCNIPNITPKMTISMGKESLRVDCVLGEGAFATVYQATNPVTLEKTVLKVQKPANPWEFYINTQLDARLRPDVRHLYSSMHSAHLFHNGSVLLERCEHVQNPQ